One genomic window of Numida meleagris isolate 19003 breed g44 Domestic line chromosome 1, NumMel1.0, whole genome shotgun sequence includes the following:
- the LOC110392202 gene encoding carboxypeptidase A1-like: protein MSRGAVGTWDIFIRLEMRALLLLAALGAVAAATTENFVGHQVLRIIPSSDVELQKVQELQELEHLQLDFWLPPRRPGDPVDVRVPFPSLQPLKVHLEANGVPYSIMIEDVQALVDQEQMQMLRRRRFMPHSTSTFDYTSYHTLEEIYAFMDLLVAENPNLVSKLEIGRTTENRPIYVLKFSKGGTNRPAIWIDTGIHSREWVTQASGIWFARKIVQEQDEGLAAILDQMDIFLEIVTNPDGFVFTHTSNRMWRKTRSKRSGSLCVGVDPNRNWDAGFGGSGASSNPCSETYRGPYANSEPEVKAIVDFVKNHGNIKAFISIHSYSQLLLYPYGYTTTPVPDKEELHQVAKEAVAALSSLYGTNYKYGSIITTIYQASGGTIDWTYNQGIKYSFTFELRDTGRYGFLLPASQIVPTAQETWRALEVIMAHTRSHLY from the exons ATGTCCCGAGGTGCTGTGGGGACCTGGGACATATTCATTCGGCTGGAAATGAGGGcactcctgctgctggctgccctgggGGCAGTGGCTGCTGCAACCACTGAGAATTTTGTCGG GCACCAGGTGCTGCGCATCATCCCCAGCAGCGATGTGGAGCTGCAgaaggtgcaggagctgcaggagctggagcacctgCAG CTGGATTTCTGGCTTCCACCCCGTCGCCCTGGGGACCCGGTTGACGTCCGTgtgcccttccccagcctgcagcccctcaAAGTCCATCTGGAGGCCAATGGTGTCCCCTACTCCATCATGATTGAGGATGTGCAG GCCCTGGTGGACCAGGAACAGATGCAGATGCTTCGTCGCCGCCGTTTCATGCCACACTCCACCAGTACCTTTGACTACACCAGCTACCACACCCTGGAGGAG ATCTATGCCTTCATGGACCTTCTGGTGGCTGAAAACCCAAACCTGGTCAGCAAGCTTGAGATTGGCCGTACAACAGAGAACCGCCCCATCTATGTGCTGAAG TTCAGCAAAGGCGGCACGAATCGCCCAGCCATTTGGATTGACACTGGCATCCACTCCCGTGAATGGGTGACGCAAGCAAGTGGCATTTGGTTTGCCAGGAAG ATTGTCCAAGAGCAAGATGAAGGTCTGGCTGCCATCCTGGACCAGATGGACATCTTCCTGGAGATTGTCACCAACCCCGATGGCTTCGTCTTCACCCACACCTCG AATCGTATGTGGCGCAAGACCAGGTCCAAGCGGTCTGGATCCCTCTGCGTTGGTGTTGACCCCAACCGCAACTGGGACGCAGGTTTTGGAG GCTCTGGGGCCAGCAGCAACCCCTGCTCGGAGACATATCGCGGGCCCTATGCCAACTCGGAGCCAGAGGTGAAGGCCATTGTGGACTTCGTGAAGAACCACGGGAACATCAAAGCTTTCATCTCCATTCACAGCTACTCCCAGCTTCTGCTCTACCCCTACGGCTACACCACCACTCCCGTGCCTGACAAGGAGGAACTG CACCAGGTTgcaaaggaggctgtggcagcTCTGTCCTCTCTGTACGGCACGAATTACAAGTACGGCAGCATCATCACCACCATCT ATCAAGCAAGCGGAGGAACCATCGACTGGACCTACAATCAAGGCATTAAATACTCCTTCACCTTTGAGCTCCGGGACACGGGACGCTACGGgttcctgctgcctgccagccaGATTGTCCCCACGGCACAGGAGACGTGGCGAGCGCTGGAGGTCATCATGGCACATACACGCAGTCACCTCTACTGA
- the CEP41 gene encoding centrosomal protein of 41 kDa isoform X2, which yields MSSGRSVGDPEYLTRRIPQNPRYQHIKTRLDTGSSLTKYIEKLEEIKRNYRYRKDELFKRLKVTTFAQLVVQVASLSDETLEVTNEEIHKLEDGNSAASESDAELTAGTNGKGSPNGTPPSPVLFINNAGAGESYRSTLQSLISGVGELDIEKDSHKKVGTQAKDTPYPDCPFLLLDVRDRDAYDQCHIVGAYSYPIAMLSRAMNPYTNSILEYKNAHGKIIILYDDDERLASQAATTMCERGFENLFMLSGGLKVLAQKVPEGLVTGSLPITCQVAAPTGSARKKAPPKVPPTRAESKWRYSAEDLQKIKYYLEEEQLPSDTASRLSRGSSGRDSKATTARSSPSLPSMAGSRVLSRSSLQNRPWK from the exons ATGTCGAGCGGGAGGAGCGTCGGGGACCCGGAG TACTTGACCAGGCGCATCCCTCAGAACCCCCGATACCAGCACATCAAAACCCGCCTCGATACCG GGAGCAGCCTGACAAAATACATTGAGAAGTTGGAGGAAATCAAAAGAA attACAGGTACCGAAAGGACGAGCTGTTTAAGAGACTGAAGGTGACCACTTTCGCCCAGTTG GTCGTTCAGGTTGCTTCCCTGTCGGACGAAACCTTAGAAGTGACGAATGAGGAGATCCACAAGCTGGAAG ATGGCaattctgctgcttcagaatCAGATGCTGAACTCACAGCGGGCACAAATGGCAAAGGAAGCCCCAATGGGACCCCCCCCAGTCCTGTCCTCTTCATAAACAACGCCGGAGCTGGAGAATCCTATCGGTCCACACTGCAGAG TTTGATAAGCGGTGTCGGTGAACTGGATATAGAAAAGGACTCTCATAAGAAAGTGGGCACCCAGGCGAAGGATACGCCTTATCCTGACTGCCCCTTCCTGCTGCTAGACGTACGAGACCGGGATGCTTACGACCAGTGTCACATAGTTGGAG cttaTTCCTATCCTATTGCAATGCTGTCTAGAGCCATGAATCCATACACAAACAGTATTCTGGAATAT AAAAATGCACACGGAAAGATAATAATTTTGTACGACGACGACGAGAGGCTCGCCAGCCAGGCTGCCACCACCATGTGCGAGAGGGGCTTTGAGAACTTGTTCATGTTGTCCGGAG GGTTGAAGGTCCTTGCACAGAAGGTCCCGGAAGGACTCGTCACCGGCTCGCTCCCCATTACCTGCCAGGTGGCAGCTCCCACAGGATCTGCCCGAAAAAAGGCCCCTCCCAAGGTGCCACCCACCCGTGCCGAGAGCAAGTGGAGGTACTCTGCAGAAGATCTGCAGAAGATCAAGTACTACCTCGAAGAGGAGCAGCTTCCTTCAGACACTGCCA GTCGCCTCAGCCGTGGCTCTTCGGGACGCGATTCCAAAGCAACAACAgcaaggagcagccccagcctcccCAGCATGGCGGGATCCCGCgtgctcagcaggagcagcctcCAGAACAGGCCATGGAAATAA
- the CEP41 gene encoding centrosomal protein of 41 kDa isoform X1: protein MSSGRSVGDPEYLTRRIPQNPRYQHIKTRLDTGSSLTKYIEKLEEIKRNYRYRKDELFKRLKVTTFAQLVVQVASLSDETLEVTNEEIHKLEGNDIYDGNSAASESDAELTAGTNGKGSPNGTPPSPVLFINNAGAGESYRSTLQSLISGVGELDIEKDSHKKVGTQAKDTPYPDCPFLLLDVRDRDAYDQCHIVGAYSYPIAMLSRAMNPYTNSILEYKNAHGKIIILYDDDERLASQAATTMCERGFENLFMLSGGLKVLAQKVPEGLVTGSLPITCQVAAPTGSARKKAPPKVPPTRAESKWRYSAEDLQKIKYYLEEEQLPSDTASRLSRGSSGRDSKATTARSSPSLPSMAGSRVLSRSSLQNRPWK from the exons ATGTCGAGCGGGAGGAGCGTCGGGGACCCGGAG TACTTGACCAGGCGCATCCCTCAGAACCCCCGATACCAGCACATCAAAACCCGCCTCGATACCG GGAGCAGCCTGACAAAATACATTGAGAAGTTGGAGGAAATCAAAAGAA attACAGGTACCGAAAGGACGAGCTGTTTAAGAGACTGAAGGTGACCACTTTCGCCCAGTTG GTCGTTCAGGTTGCTTCCCTGTCGGACGAAACCTTAGAAGTGACGAATGAGGAGATCCACAAGCTGGAAGGTAACGATATTTATG ATGGCaattctgctgcttcagaatCAGATGCTGAACTCACAGCGGGCACAAATGGCAAAGGAAGCCCCAATGGGACCCCCCCCAGTCCTGTCCTCTTCATAAACAACGCCGGAGCTGGAGAATCCTATCGGTCCACACTGCAGAG TTTGATAAGCGGTGTCGGTGAACTGGATATAGAAAAGGACTCTCATAAGAAAGTGGGCACCCAGGCGAAGGATACGCCTTATCCTGACTGCCCCTTCCTGCTGCTAGACGTACGAGACCGGGATGCTTACGACCAGTGTCACATAGTTGGAG cttaTTCCTATCCTATTGCAATGCTGTCTAGAGCCATGAATCCATACACAAACAGTATTCTGGAATAT AAAAATGCACACGGAAAGATAATAATTTTGTACGACGACGACGAGAGGCTCGCCAGCCAGGCTGCCACCACCATGTGCGAGAGGGGCTTTGAGAACTTGTTCATGTTGTCCGGAG GGTTGAAGGTCCTTGCACAGAAGGTCCCGGAAGGACTCGTCACCGGCTCGCTCCCCATTACCTGCCAGGTGGCAGCTCCCACAGGATCTGCCCGAAAAAAGGCCCCTCCCAAGGTGCCACCCACCCGTGCCGAGAGCAAGTGGAGGTACTCTGCAGAAGATCTGCAGAAGATCAAGTACTACCTCGAAGAGGAGCAGCTTCCTTCAGACACTGCCA GTCGCCTCAGCCGTGGCTCTTCGGGACGCGATTCCAAAGCAACAACAgcaaggagcagccccagcctcccCAGCATGGCGGGATCCCGCgtgctcagcaggagcagcctcCAGAACAGGCCATGGAAATAA
- the MEST gene encoding mesoderm-specific transcript homolog protein isoform X1: MGMKEWWVQVGLLSVPLLAVYLHIPPPRLSPALLSWKASGAFFTYKHQSIFYRDSTGAVGSSDVVILLHGFPTSSYDWSKIWEGLTQRFHRVIALDFVGFGFSDKPRPHHYSIFEQASIVERLVRHLGLHHQRINLLSHDYGDTVAQELLHRYEHNKTGSILINSLCLSNGGIFPEACYPRFIQKVLKDGGFLSPVITRLMNFFFFSRGLGAVFGPYTQPSQAEYWDMWTAVRTNDGNLVVDSILQYINQRKKHRDRWVGALMSTSVPLHLIYGPLDPVNPHPEFLQLYRKVLPMSTVSVLDDHISHYPQLEDPTGFLNAYLNFINSF; the protein is encoded by the exons ATGGG GATGAAGGAGTGGTGGGTGCAGGTGGGGCTGCTCAGCGTCCCGCTCCTGGCCGTGTACCTGCACATCCCACCTCCACGgctctccccagccctgctctcctggAAGGCTTCCGGAGCTTTCTTCACCTACAAACACCAAAGCATCTTCTACAGAG ATTCCACTGGTGCTGTGGGCAGCTCTGACGTCGTCATCCTCCTGCATGGCTTCCCCACCTCCAGCTACGACTGGAGCAAG atATGGGAAGGGCTGACTCAACGCTTTCACCGGGTGATTGCTCTGGATTTTGTAGGGTTCGGGTTCAGCGACAAGCCT AGGCCCCACCACTACTCCATCTTCGAGCAAGCCAGCATTGTTGAGCGGCTGGTGCGTCACCTTGGCCTCCACCACCAGAGAATAAACCTCCTGTCCCATGATTATGGGGATACAGTTGCGCAGGAGCTGCTCCACAG GTATGAGCACAATAAAACTGGCAGCATCCTGATCAACAGCCTCTGCTTGTCCAATGGAG GAATTTTTCCTGAAGCGTGCTACCCCAGATTCATCCAGAAG GTTCTCAAAGATGGGGGCTTCCTCTCCCCCGTCATCACGAGGCTGATGaacttcttcttcttctccagagG GCTCGGCGCTGTCTTCGGGCCCTACACGCAGCCCTCGCAGGCAGAGTACTGGGACATGTGGACGGCGGTGAGGACCAACGATGGCAATCTCGTTGTGGACAG TATTTTGCAGTACATAAACcagaggaagaagcacagagaCCGCTGGGTTGGGGCTTTGATGTCCACCTCTGTCCCAC TGCATTTAATCTACGGGCCCCTGGACCCTGTGAATCCACACCCAGAGTTTCTCCAGCTTTACAG AAAAGTGCTTCCCATGTCCACAGTGTCGGTGCTGGATGACCACATCAGTCACTACCCCCAGCTGGAGGATCCAACAGGCTTCCTGAATGCATATTTGAACTTCATCAACTccttctga
- the MEST gene encoding mesoderm-specific transcript homolog protein isoform X2 yields MKEWWVQVGLLSVPLLAVYLHIPPPRLSPALLSWKASGAFFTYKHQSIFYRDSTGAVGSSDVVILLHGFPTSSYDWSKIWEGLTQRFHRVIALDFVGFGFSDKPRPHHYSIFEQASIVERLVRHLGLHHQRINLLSHDYGDTVAQELLHRYEHNKTGSILINSLCLSNGGIFPEACYPRFIQKVLKDGGFLSPVITRLMNFFFFSRGLGAVFGPYTQPSQAEYWDMWTAVRTNDGNLVVDSILQYINQRKKHRDRWVGALMSTSVPLHLIYGPLDPVNPHPEFLQLYRKVLPMSTVSVLDDHISHYPQLEDPTGFLNAYLNFINSF; encoded by the exons ATGAAGGAGTGGTGGGTGCAGGTGGGGCTGCTCAGCGTCCCGCTCCTGGCCGTGTACCTGCACATCCCACCTCCACGgctctccccagccctgctctcctggAAGGCTTCCGGAGCTTTCTTCACCTACAAACACCAAAGCATCTTCTACAGAG ATTCCACTGGTGCTGTGGGCAGCTCTGACGTCGTCATCCTCCTGCATGGCTTCCCCACCTCCAGCTACGACTGGAGCAAG atATGGGAAGGGCTGACTCAACGCTTTCACCGGGTGATTGCTCTGGATTTTGTAGGGTTCGGGTTCAGCGACAAGCCT AGGCCCCACCACTACTCCATCTTCGAGCAAGCCAGCATTGTTGAGCGGCTGGTGCGTCACCTTGGCCTCCACCACCAGAGAATAAACCTCCTGTCCCATGATTATGGGGATACAGTTGCGCAGGAGCTGCTCCACAG GTATGAGCACAATAAAACTGGCAGCATCCTGATCAACAGCCTCTGCTTGTCCAATGGAG GAATTTTTCCTGAAGCGTGCTACCCCAGATTCATCCAGAAG GTTCTCAAAGATGGGGGCTTCCTCTCCCCCGTCATCACGAGGCTGATGaacttcttcttcttctccagagG GCTCGGCGCTGTCTTCGGGCCCTACACGCAGCCCTCGCAGGCAGAGTACTGGGACATGTGGACGGCGGTGAGGACCAACGATGGCAATCTCGTTGTGGACAG TATTTTGCAGTACATAAACcagaggaagaagcacagagaCCGCTGGGTTGGGGCTTTGATGTCCACCTCTGTCCCAC TGCATTTAATCTACGGGCCCCTGGACCCTGTGAATCCACACCCAGAGTTTCTCCAGCTTTACAG AAAAGTGCTTCCCATGTCCACAGTGTCGGTGCTGGATGACCACATCAGTCACTACCCCCAGCTGGAGGATCCAACAGGCTTCCTGAATGCATATTTGAACTTCATCAACTccttctga
- the MEST gene encoding mesoderm-specific transcript homolog protein isoform X3, with translation MKEWWVQVGLLSVPLLAVYLHIPPPRLSPALLSWKASGAFFTYKHQSIFYRDSTGAVGSSDVVILLHGFPTSSYDWSKRPHHYSIFEQASIVERLVRHLGLHHQRINLLSHDYGDTVAQELLHRYEHNKTGSILINSLCLSNGGIFPEACYPRFIQKVLKDGGFLSPVITRLMNFFFFSRGLGAVFGPYTQPSQAEYWDMWTAVRTNDGNLVVDSILQYINQRKKHRDRWVGALMSTSVPLHLIYGPLDPVNPHPEFLQLYRKVLPMSTVSVLDDHISHYPQLEDPTGFLNAYLNFINSF, from the exons ATGAAGGAGTGGTGGGTGCAGGTGGGGCTGCTCAGCGTCCCGCTCCTGGCCGTGTACCTGCACATCCCACCTCCACGgctctccccagccctgctctcctggAAGGCTTCCGGAGCTTTCTTCACCTACAAACACCAAAGCATCTTCTACAGAG ATTCCACTGGTGCTGTGGGCAGCTCTGACGTCGTCATCCTCCTGCATGGCTTCCCCACCTCCAGCTACGACTGGAGCAAG AGGCCCCACCACTACTCCATCTTCGAGCAAGCCAGCATTGTTGAGCGGCTGGTGCGTCACCTTGGCCTCCACCACCAGAGAATAAACCTCCTGTCCCATGATTATGGGGATACAGTTGCGCAGGAGCTGCTCCACAG GTATGAGCACAATAAAACTGGCAGCATCCTGATCAACAGCCTCTGCTTGTCCAATGGAG GAATTTTTCCTGAAGCGTGCTACCCCAGATTCATCCAGAAG GTTCTCAAAGATGGGGGCTTCCTCTCCCCCGTCATCACGAGGCTGATGaacttcttcttcttctccagagG GCTCGGCGCTGTCTTCGGGCCCTACACGCAGCCCTCGCAGGCAGAGTACTGGGACATGTGGACGGCGGTGAGGACCAACGATGGCAATCTCGTTGTGGACAG TATTTTGCAGTACATAAACcagaggaagaagcacagagaCCGCTGGGTTGGGGCTTTGATGTCCACCTCTGTCCCAC TGCATTTAATCTACGGGCCCCTGGACCCTGTGAATCCACACCCAGAGTTTCTCCAGCTTTACAG AAAAGTGCTTCCCATGTCCACAGTGTCGGTGCTGGATGACCACATCAGTCACTACCCCCAGCTGGAGGATCCAACAGGCTTCCTGAATGCATATTTGAACTTCATCAACTccttctga